In the genome of Neisseria animaloris, one region contains:
- a CDS encoding asparaginase has translation MNSNKRIFVLYTGGTIGMCRSEEGLRPDTALVGKALQPFSDGLDFNWHVCEPLIDSSAVSLENWQNWLSVLAEKIPEYDGVIVLHGTDTLAYTANILALALQGLDKPVVLTGSQWPFDEPDSDAPLNLATAVAALNLAGLREVVIAFNGKIYPAVGSCKVSTEDAAGFDNPHFGASGCWSAEQGWTALNIRPSEKTGGGLQVLPLDARAKVVCYTLVPGFSAQAVSDGLKTTDADAAVLQSYGHGNAPADEKFIQAVRRFTANGGLLLNISQVKKGCAAAVYAQGSALRQAGVVNGGKANLETAAALLTLAVSGKWNTVKLYEKLVNLGLA, from the coding sequence ATGAATTCCAACAAACGTATTTTTGTGCTTTATACCGGCGGCACCATCGGCATGTGTCGCAGCGAAGAAGGTTTGCGCCCCGATACCGCTTTGGTCGGCAAGGCCTTGCAGCCGTTTTCAGACGGCCTCGACTTTAATTGGCATGTGTGCGAGCCGTTAATCGATTCTTCTGCCGTTTCATTGGAAAACTGGCAAAACTGGTTGTCGGTGCTGGCTGAAAAAATTCCCGAATACGACGGGGTAATCGTGTTGCACGGCACGGATACGTTGGCTTATACCGCCAATATTCTGGCGCTTGCTTTGCAGGGGTTGGATAAGCCGGTGGTGCTCACCGGTTCGCAATGGCCGTTCGACGAACCGGACAGCGATGCACCGCTGAATCTGGCAACCGCCGTTGCCGCCTTGAACCTTGCCGGTTTGCGAGAAGTGGTTATTGCTTTCAACGGTAAAATTTATCCTGCCGTGGGTAGTTGCAAGGTCAGTACCGAAGATGCGGCAGGTTTTGACAATCCTCATTTCGGTGCTTCGGGTTGTTGGTCGGCGGAGCAAGGATGGACGGCGCTGAACATCAGGCCGTCTGAAAAGACGGGTGGCGGATTGCAGGTGCTGCCTTTGGATGCTCGAGCCAAAGTGGTTTGCTATACGCTGGTGCCGGGCTTTTCCGCCCAAGCGGTTTCAGACGGCCTGAAAACGACGGATGCCGATGCAGCGGTTCTCCAAAGTTATGGCCACGGCAATGCGCCGGCGGATGAAAAGTTTATTCAAGCTGTGCGGCGCTTTACTGCAAACGGCGGTTTGTTGTTAAACATCAGCCAAGTGAAAAAAGGATGTGCCGCCGCTGTGTATGCGCAAGGCAGTGCTTTGAGGCAAGCCGGTGTAGTGAACGGCGGAAAGGCAAATCTTGAAACGGCTGCGGCGTTGTTGACATTGGCCGTAAGCGGAAAGTGGAATACGGTAAAGTTATATGAAAAATTGGTAAACCTGGGCTTGGCTTAG
- a CDS encoding DUF3616 domain-containing protein gives MTLDNQNSKPEEPNGLREGPVSASQIEQEVPQNEQFVYDAEFDIQPDSFQELVPSEDLVAEDDVAESENISLENLDLSKEEIAAAKAAKKAEKAAKKEAKRKEKALVIEAEQSGPQIGTAKGVETMFRNAFRTEMELLALAATKANIMISLNGFIVSALMISGAFIFASSPEFLIPAGIFMVTAAASIVFALLSASPERISKMKVAWKWFRDVLSRKAKISDFRARVVQPRVHYFGDTPNILIYEDRVKISKERYWRMMQDIMADREQVYEKMSDELYWLGLIANKQFKYLNLSYAAFRWGLLASLVAFIAVKTLPAVMPSMQATKEAAKLRSVGINTFKGVFEPSAVQQLPDGRLLVMEDESSRAASILSFAPDGSLVEDDAADTRIIRGFKRKLSDLEGLTRDNEGYIYAATSHSRTREGMRRPDREHLLRFKIQGNDVRELSSFDTLVDTLENSEQLKALIKGKIGTYLDFKSTNIEGLAFDPRTNRLLLGFRDPEFNEHSMILYIDNPKQMFTERAQPNFVDVAFIDIKGGGIRSLNYDPVLKAFILTNEVKDEDGTKFSQFWTWSGNPKDEPMPVDLPNLRHMTNVEAVDSVKINGQSRLILMSDEGDAKKNLTAKYMIVDYNDF, from the coding sequence ATGACCTTAGATAATCAAAATAGTAAACCTGAAGAACCCAATGGATTGAGGGAGGGGCCGGTTAGTGCTTCACAGATCGAGCAGGAAGTGCCGCAAAACGAACAATTTGTTTACGATGCCGAGTTTGACATTCAACCAGATTCTTTTCAAGAGTTGGTGCCTTCCGAAGATTTAGTAGCGGAAGATGATGTTGCTGAATCAGAAAATATATCGCTTGAAAATTTGGATTTGAGCAAGGAAGAAATTGCGGCGGCCAAGGCTGCAAAAAAGGCTGAAAAGGCTGCTAAGAAAGAGGCGAAGCGCAAAGAAAAAGCTTTGGTTATTGAGGCGGAGCAAAGCGGGCCGCAGATAGGTACGGCTAAAGGCGTGGAAACAATGTTCCGTAATGCTTTCCGTACGGAAATGGAATTGTTGGCATTAGCGGCGACCAAAGCCAATATTATGATTTCGCTGAACGGTTTTATCGTGTCGGCCTTGATGATTTCGGGTGCATTCATTTTCGCCTCTTCTCCCGAATTTTTGATTCCTGCCGGTATTTTTATGGTAACGGCAGCCGCATCAATTGTTTTTGCTTTGCTCTCCGCTTCTCCGGAACGCATCAGTAAAATGAAAGTGGCATGGAAATGGTTTCGAGACGTACTTTCCCGTAAAGCCAAAATCAGTGATTTCAGAGCAAGGGTGGTGCAGCCGCGCGTACATTATTTTGGTGATACGCCTAATATTTTGATTTACGAGGATCGCGTAAAGATTTCTAAAGAACGCTATTGGCGGATGATGCAGGACATCATGGCAGACCGTGAGCAGGTTTACGAAAAGATGAGCGACGAGCTGTATTGGTTGGGGCTGATTGCCAATAAGCAATTCAAATATCTGAACTTATCTTATGCTGCATTCCGTTGGGGTTTGTTGGCCTCTTTGGTTGCTTTTATTGCAGTGAAAACTCTGCCTGCTGTGATGCCGTCGATGCAGGCAACTAAGGAGGCAGCCAAATTACGCAGCGTAGGCATCAATACCTTTAAAGGAGTGTTTGAACCCTCTGCCGTTCAACAACTGCCGGACGGCCGCCTGCTGGTTATGGAAGACGAATCATCGCGTGCCGCCAGTATTTTGAGCTTTGCACCGGACGGATCGTTAGTTGAAGACGATGCTGCCGACACGCGTATCATCCGCGGGTTCAAGCGCAAATTGAGCGACTTGGAGGGCCTGACGCGCGATAACGAAGGCTATATTTATGCTGCTACTTCACATTCGCGTACCCGTGAGGGTATGCGCCGCCCTGACCGTGAACATTTACTGCGGTTTAAGATTCAAGGCAATGATGTGCGCGAATTGAGTTCTTTCGATACGCTGGTGGATACGTTGGAAAACTCGGAGCAATTGAAAGCCTTGATTAAAGGTAAAATCGGTACGTATTTGGATTTCAAATCAACCAATATCGAAGGTTTGGCATTCGATCCGCGTACCAATCGCTTGTTGCTCGGTTTCCGCGATCCGGAGTTTAACGAACATTCGATGATTCTCTACATCGATAACCCTAAACAGATGTTCACGGAAAGAGCGCAGCCCAATTTTGTCGATGTAGCTTTCATCGACATCAAAGGGGGCGGCATCCGTTCTCTCAACTATGATCCGGTTCTCAAAGCGTTTATTCTGACCAATGAGGTTAAAGACGAAGATGGCACAAAGTTTTCGCAATTTTGGACATGGAGCGGCAATCCGAAAGACGAGCCCATGCCGGTTGACCTACCTAAT